CCAGCAACGCCGATGACAGCGAACTCCAGGTGGTCACCCTCGGGTCAAAGCGGGTGCTGGATCAGTTTCAGGCGGTGACGGCGCTCGCCAACACCTTCGTGGTCAATTCCGACAAGGCGACCGCGGCGAGCGCGCTGGCGCGCCTGAAATTTGTCGAGGGATCGCTGAAGGCGATCTCGTCGACCACAGACAAGGTCCAGCAGGGGATCAAGGAAGTCTCCGGCATGCTGGACGAGTACCGGCAGGCGCTGACCAAGCTGGTCGATAATTCCAAGGAAATCGACGAGCTGACCCTCGAAATGACGGAGTCGGCGGCCGCCATCAACCAGGGCTCCGGTGTGATGAAGTCGGACCTGCTGGCCGACCAGAAGCGGCTCGAGGCCGAATCGAACGCGACCATCGGCGAGACCGAGCATCTGATCCTGATGCTGGCGGCCGGCGGCTTCGTGCTCGGTTGCGTCTGGGCCTTTTTCCTCGGCAAGGGCATTTCCCGGCCGATGACGGCGATGTGCAGTGCGATGCGCAAACTCGCTGCCGGCAATTTCGACGTCGTGCTGCCCGGCCTCGGGCGCAAGGACGAGCTCGGCGAGATGGCGGGCGCGGTGGAGGAGTTCAAGGTGCAGGCCGTTGCCCGCGCCGAACGTGACGCCGCCACCCAGGAAGCGCAGAACAAGGCCGCAAGCGCGGCGCGGCGCGCCGAGCTCATTCGTTTCGCCGACGATTTCGAGACCGCGGTCGGCGCCATCGTCGGCAACGTTTCGGCGTCGGCCGTGCAGCTTGAAGCGGCTGCGGGCACCTTGACGCGGACGGCGGAAACCACCCAGAGTCTGTCGAGCCAGGTCGCCGGCGCCTCGGAAGAGGCCTCCAGCAACATGCAGTCGGTGGCATCAGCGACCGAGGAGCTCTCGGCCTCGGTCGACGAGATCGGCCGCCGCGTCAAGGAATCCAGCCAGATTGCCGAAGCCGCGGTGCGTCAGGCCGAACAGACCGATGGCCGCATCGGCAAGCTGTCGCGCGCGGCGCAGGAGATCGGCGACGTCGTCAAGCTGATCACCGCGATCGCCGAGCAGACCAATCTCTTGGCGTTGAACGCCACCATCGAGGCGGCCCGCGCCGGCGATGCCGGCCGCGGCTTTGCGGTGGTCGCGTCCGAGGTCAAGTCGCTGGCCAGCCAGACCGCGAGGGCGACCGACGAAATCTCCAACCACATCTCGGGCATGCAGGGCGCGACGCAGGAGTCCGTCGCGGCGATCAAGGAGATCGGCGGCACCATCGGCAAGATTTCGGATATCGCCACCACGATCGCCGTCGCGGTCGAGCAGCAGAGTACTGCCACGCAGGAAATCGCGCGCAGCGTCCAGAACGTGGCGCAGGGCACCCAGGAAGCTGCCGCCAACGTCATGCAGGTCAACCGCGGCGCCACCGAAACCGGCTCGGCCTCGGAGGAAGTGTTGAATTCGGCGCGCACGCTGTCGAGCGAGAGCACGCGCCTGCGCGAGGAGCTCGATCGCTTCATGGCGAATATCAGGGCGGCGTAGCGCACCTGTCGCCGTCCCGGCCTGATGCGCAATTGCGCACGGGCGCCGGGACCCTTAACCACAGGCTTTGGCTGTTACTCTCTCCGTTACTTGTGCCTTGGTTCCTTCATCGCCATGCGGGAACCCTGAGGCTGCGCGGGCGTTGTCTGGCGTGGCGGGCATCATGTTTGCCGCAATTTGGGCGAGGGAACCCCGGGGAAGCCGTTCCGGGGATTTTTTCGTTGGTCGAATCCAATGAATGTGCAGGTGACGGCGCACGGTTCGAAGGCGAACGACAATGCGTTCGCCTCGCGATCGCTGCGGCGAGATAACGATCGCATCATCGAGACCAGTATTCCCGCGCGGCTCGATAATCTGCGTTGGAGCGGGTTTCACACCCGTGTGGTGCTGGCGCTCGGAATCACCTGGATTCTGGATGGGCTGGAAGTCACGCTGGCGGGCTCGCTGGCCGGCGCGTTGAAGGAAAGCCCGGCGCTGCATTTCTCGAATTTCGACGTCGGATTTGCCAACAGTGCGTATCTGGCGGGCGCCGTGCTCGGCGCCTTGGGCTTCGGCTGGCTGACCGACCGGATCGGTCGCAGGAAGCTGTTCTTCATCACGCTGGCGCTCTATCTGACGGCGACCGCCGCAACGGCCCTGTCATGGAGCGTGGCGAGTTACGCGCTGTTCCGTTTTTTGACGGGCGCGGGGATCGGCGGCGAATACACCGCGATCAATTCGACGATCCAGGAATTGGTGCCGGCGCGCTACCGCGGCTGGACCGACCTCGTGATCAACGGCAGCTTCTGGATTGGCGCGGCGATTGGCGCGTTCAGCGCCATTGTTCTGCTCGATCCCGCCGTGATCGCTCCCGATCTCGGTTGGCGGCTGGCCTATCTCACCGGTGCAGGTCTCGGCCTGATCGTGTTCGTGATGCGGATGTGGATTCCGGAAAGCCCGCGCTGGCTGATGATCCACGGCCGTCCCGACCAGGCGCATGCGATCATGGCGGAGATCGAGAAATCGGCAGCGGGGGACGTGCCGCAGCAAACTCTCCCGAAGATCAGGATACGCATGCGCGATCATACCCCGCTGCGGGAAGTGGCCGATACCTTGTTCAAGGTCCATCGTCAGCGCTCGCTGGTCGGACTGGTGCTGATGGCCGCGCAGGCGTTTTTCTACAACGCCATCTTCTTTACCTTCGCGCTGGTGCTGACCGACTTCTTCGGTATCCCGGCCAGTCAGATCGGCTGGTACATCCTGCCGTTCGCCGCGGGTAATTTTCTGGGGCCCCTGCTGCTCGGAAAACTGTTCGATACGCTGGGTCGCCGCGTGATGATCACACTGACCTATGGGGTCTCGGGCGTGCTGCTCGCGGTGTCCGGCTATCTGTTTTCGATCGGCGCGCTGAGCGCGCAGACCCAGACCATCGCCTGGATGGTGATCTTCTTCTTTGCGTCGCCGGCGGCGAGTGCGGCCTATCTCACCGTCAGCGAGACGTTCCCGCTGGAAGTCCGGGCGCTGGCGATCGCGCTGTTCTACGCGATCGGCACCGGCATTGGCGGCGTGGCGGGTCCCGCCTTGTTCGGGGCGCTGATCGATACCGGATCTCGCAACTCTGTTTTCGCCGGCTATCTGTTCGGGTCGGCATTGATGGTCGCGGCCGCCGTCGTCGCCTGGCGATACGCGGTCGCGGCCGAGCGCAAATCGCTCGAATCGGTTGCACGGCCGCTTGCCTTTGTGGAGTAGAATGAGATGAATCAGGAACTGGCTGAAATGCCGTTGGAAGACGAAATCGCGGACGACGATACGGGTGCGCCGGAAACCGTTCCGGTGCCGCGCTCGCTGGTGCCGCATCTGCGCGAGTGTGCCGTGCTGCTCGACATCGACGGTACGCTGCTCGATCTGGCGCCGACGCCGCGCGAAGTCTGGGTGCCGCCGGGCCTGGCGAAGACGCTCCATCGTTTGCTGGAGCGGACCGATGGCGCGCTAGCGTTGGTCAGCGGGCGCTCGCTCAACGATATCGATCTGATCTTCGCGCCGGATCAATTCCCGGCGGTCGGCGGTCATGGCGCGGAGATGCGAATTCGCGGTGACAGCGAAGCCGTCGACGCCCATGCGCCGCCGATGGACAAGGAATTGAAGCGGCGGCTCGCCGCCATCGCCAAGTTGAGCCCTGGAATATTGCTGGAAGACAAGGGCTATTCGCTGGCGCTGCATTACCGGCTCGCGCCGCATGCGGAAAAGGCGATCTACGCGGCGGTGTCGCTGATCAGGGCCGATCTGCCGAGCGCGCCGATCGAAGTGCTGCCCGGAAAATGCGTCTGCGAGATCAAGCATTCCGGATTCAACAAGGCGAGCGGCGTGCGCGAACTGATGATGCACGAGCCCTTCAGGGGGCGCCGTCCGTTCTTCATCGGCGACGACGTCACCGACGAATCGGTGTTCGCCATCATGCCGGATATGGACGGCCTCGCATTTTCCGTCGGCCGTCGCGCCAAGGGCGTGGCCGGACATTTCGATACGCCAAGCGATGTGCGGGAGTTTCTCTCGCATCTGCTTGACGACGAAAGGGACGCAAGCCTGCCATAAACGTTCTGGTGTCGCCGGGTTTCAACCATCATTTCTTCGCGCTTCATCCTCGTTGTCACGTCGAATTTTATTTTTCGTGAGTTCCGGTGAGTTCCGCCCCGTCGCAGCCCGAATTTGGTTTCAATTCGTTGAAACGGTGATCAGGAACCATATTGATGAATGGTTGTTAACTTGCGAGCGAACCAACAGGAGGGGACCTGTGAACCTCGTCGTCGTCTCAAATCGCGTGGCGCACGCCAAGCCGAACGAACCCATGACCGGGGGACTCGCGGCGGCGTTATTGCCCGTTGTCGAGAAATCGGGCGCGATCTGGGTCGGTTCCAGCGGCCGGGTCCGTGACGGGAACCAGAAGGAACCTTTCGCCGAAATCGAGGCCTTGGGG
The Bradyrhizobium sp. KBS0727 genome window above contains:
- a CDS encoding methyl-accepting chemotaxis protein, translating into MLGFAVTLAISAASMGFAYLGFERVSGGVESYRRSVLEADLARNIDRELISYRSLARYFVATGKEDDGKAALAAEGSLKEAILASMKGTTNPARLEQVVKLEREFRAFTKIFADILQVKEQSAQITQNQLARTGTTLRYKLDDLPSNADDSELQVVTLGSKRVLDQFQAVTALANTFVVNSDKATAASALARLKFVEGSLKAISSTTDKVQQGIKEVSGMLDEYRQALTKLVDNSKEIDELTLEMTESAAAINQGSGVMKSDLLADQKRLEAESNATIGETEHLILMLAAGGFVLGCVWAFFLGKGISRPMTAMCSAMRKLAAGNFDVVLPGLGRKDELGEMAGAVEEFKVQAVARAERDAATQEAQNKAASAARRAELIRFADDFETAVGAIVGNVSASAVQLEAAAGTLTRTAETTQSLSSQVAGASEEASSNMQSVASATEELSASVDEIGRRVKESSQIAEAAVRQAEQTDGRIGKLSRAAQEIGDVVKLITAIAEQTNLLALNATIEAARAGDAGRGFAVVASEVKSLASQTARATDEISNHISGMQGATQESVAAIKEIGGTIGKISDIATTIAVAVEQQSTATQEIARSVQNVAQGTQEAAANVMQVNRGATETGSASEEVLNSARTLSSESTRLREELDRFMANIRAA
- a CDS encoding MFS transporter codes for the protein MNVQVTAHGSKANDNAFASRSLRRDNDRIIETSIPARLDNLRWSGFHTRVVLALGITWILDGLEVTLAGSLAGALKESPALHFSNFDVGFANSAYLAGAVLGALGFGWLTDRIGRRKLFFITLALYLTATAATALSWSVASYALFRFLTGAGIGGEYTAINSTIQELVPARYRGWTDLVINGSFWIGAAIGAFSAIVLLDPAVIAPDLGWRLAYLTGAGLGLIVFVMRMWIPESPRWLMIHGRPDQAHAIMAEIEKSAAGDVPQQTLPKIRIRMRDHTPLREVADTLFKVHRQRSLVGLVLMAAQAFFYNAIFFTFALVLTDFFGIPASQIGWYILPFAAGNFLGPLLLGKLFDTLGRRVMITLTYGVSGVLLAVSGYLFSIGALSAQTQTIAWMVIFFFASPAASAAYLTVSETFPLEVRALAIALFYAIGTGIGGVAGPALFGALIDTGSRNSVFAGYLFGSALMVAAAVVAWRYAVAAERKSLESVARPLAFVE
- the otsB gene encoding trehalose-phosphatase, coding for MNQELAEMPLEDEIADDDTGAPETVPVPRSLVPHLRECAVLLDIDGTLLDLAPTPREVWVPPGLAKTLHRLLERTDGALALVSGRSLNDIDLIFAPDQFPAVGGHGAEMRIRGDSEAVDAHAPPMDKELKRRLAAIAKLSPGILLEDKGYSLALHYRLAPHAEKAIYAAVSLIRADLPSAPIEVLPGKCVCEIKHSGFNKASGVRELMMHEPFRGRRPFFIGDDVTDESVFAIMPDMDGLAFSVGRRAKGVAGHFDTPSDVREFLSHLLDDERDASLP